The region CGGCAGGTGGCCGACGACACCGACGGCGCGCTCCAGCTCGGCACCGGCACGCTGTACGGTTGCTTGCAGCGCATGCTCGCGGCCGGTCTGGTCGAAGAGTCGGACTGGCGTCCGGATCCCCAGTTGGATGACGAGCGGCGGCGCTACTACCGGATCACGACGCTCGGCACGCGTGTCGTCAAGGCGGAAGCGAAGCGGCTCGCGGTGGCGTTGAATGCGGCGCGTGCTCGGCGTCTCCTTCCACGCAACTCGGACACCTAGCGCCATGGCGGTCCCACACGGTCGTTCACGACCGGTCGACGTCGCCTGCGCGCTCTATCGCGTGTTGACCCGGCTCTATCCGTCAGCGTTCAGACGCGAGTTCGGCTGTGAGCTCCTCGTGACCTTCCGGAATCAGGCGACGGATGTCTGCGCCGGTGGTGCTCGTGCGTGCGTCGCGTTCGCCGTGCACGTCATCTGGGACACGATTCGCACGTCGGCGACGCTCCGGATGCCGCGCCGGGAGCTCGCGCCCGGTTCGATCCTGGGCTTGATGGACGGTGCCATGGCAGACGGCGCGATGAGCGACTCGACGATGAGCGTCGATTTCGTGTTCGCCGTCGCCGGCGTCGTGCTGGGTGCGGCCGGCTGGTACGCGTACTTCGCGGTCTTGCCCTCCTACTTCCACTGACGTCGGGTGCAACGGACGATCAGTACATCGCATGCAC is a window of Acidobacteriota bacterium DNA encoding:
- a CDS encoding helix-turn-helix transcriptional regulator translates to MPPTKQPEDLLPLTPPVFHILVALSEGERHGYGIMRQVADDTDGALQLGTGTLYGCLQRMLAAGLVEESDWRPDPQLDDERRRYYRITTLGTRVVKAEAKRLAVALNAARARRLLPRNSDT